The Pseudomonadota bacterium genome has a window encoding:
- a CDS encoding phenylphosphate carboxylase subunit beta, whose protein sequence is IIKRGRSTPLDPALPIDARDIVSRIIMDATVPYEWKRKPTEIFLDEEMVKKVQARWKEYGLEG, encoded by the coding sequence ATTATAAAACGCGGAAGGTCTACACCTCTCGACCCTGCCCTCCCAATTGATGCAAGGGACATTGTGTCGAGAATAATTATGGATGCTACCGTTCCATATGAATGGAAAAGAAAACCTACTGAGATTTTCCTTGACGAAGAAATGGTGAAAAAGGTTCAGGCCCGCTGGAAAGAATATGGATTAGAAGGCTGA